Proteins from a genomic interval of Medicago truncatula cultivar Jemalong A17 chromosome 3, MtrunA17r5.0-ANR, whole genome shotgun sequence:
- the LOC11417256 gene encoding RHOMBOID-like protein 8 — protein sequence MEEESSEFIDIKLSSPAKKLPLDLPQDPQLKSCRRLRRRGDTWVISVMVLIQLGFFIATMLVNDCFTNSHGDCTFPSLGRFSFQPLAENPLLGPSMSKLDEMGALQKNFLTERHQTWRLFTFPFLHAGLFHLVINLCSVIYVGIRLEQEFGPLRIGIVYILSAFVGALMASLFLQNIPVVGSSGALFGLLGALLSELVWNWKYHTKKISEVASFVFIFVCNFLLGFLPYVDNFSSIGGFISGFLLGTVLLFAPQFQQVTPSKGDQIDYDLKSYIKLKLKQKLDRPVSRIVSLILFTLLLAGCLLAVLYGININSYCTWCPYVDCIPFTSWHCKDRETFCETMVSNAHLTMTCLGNGNFKVFHYTNISRARINDLCNLIC from the exons ATGGAAGAAGAAAGCTCCGAATTCATCGACATCAAGCTTTCTTCTCCGGCGAAGAAGCTCCCACTCGATCTTCCTCAAGATCCGCAGCTCAAATCCTGCCGTCGTCTCCGCCGCAGAGGTGACACATGGGTAATTTCTGTTATGGTGTTAATCCAACTAGGGTTCTTCATTGCCACGATGCTCGTCAACGATTGCTTCACCAATTCTCACGGTGATTGCACTTTTCCATCTCTTGGAAGGTTCTCGTTTCAGCCTCTCGCTGAAAATCCTCTGTTAGGTCCTTCCATGTCAAA GTTGGATGAAATGGGAGCACTACAAAAGAACTTTTTGACGGAACGTCATCAAACTTGGAGACTTTTCACGTTTCCATTTTTACATGCAGGACTCTTCCATCTTGTGATCAATCTCTGCAGTGTCATCTATGTTGGAATTCGCCTAGAGCAGGAGTTTGGGCCAt TAAGGATTGGTATAGTCTATATACTATCTGCTTTTGTGGGTGCCTTAATGGCatctctttttcttcaaaacatcCCTGTTGTTGGTTCTTCTGGTGCTCTATTTGGATTACTAGGAGCATTGCTTTCAGAACTTGTTTGGAACTGGAAATATCATACCAAAAAG ATTTCAGAAGTAGCATCTTTCGTCTTTATCTTTGTGTGCAACTTCCTCCTTGGTTTTCTGCCTTATGTAGACAATTTTTCAAGCATTGGAGGTTTTATATCAGGATTCCTCCTTGGAACTGTTCTTCTATTCGCACCTCAGTTCCAACAGGTAACTCCAAGTAAAGGAGATCAAATTGATTATGATCTCAAAAGTTACATCAAATTGAAGCTCAAGCAAAAGCTAGACAGACCAGTTTCTAGGATTGTTTCTCTTATCCTCTTCACTCTgct ATTGGCTGGTTGTCTTCTTGCAGTTCTTTATGGAATCAACATCAACAGTTATTGCACATGGTGTCCATATGTTGACTGTATCCCTTTCACAAGCTGGCACTGCAAAGACAGAGAAACCTTTTGTGAG ACAATGGTGAGTAATGCTCATTTGACGATGACATGTTTGGGGAATGGCAACTTCAAGGTCTTTCACTACACCAACATCTCCCGAGCAAGGATTAATGATTTGTGCaatttaatatgttga
- the LOC25489392 gene encoding phosphopantothenate--cysteine ligase 2 has product MDASNKSDDVGKTLETQAKAFFDSAPSLHNSHEITQKLIQFIQHNSSSLARRIVCVTSGGTTAPLEQLCVRYVDNFSSGHRGAISTEYFLKAGYAVIFLHRRGSYQPFCRSIPDDPLLECFELTNDLNIQVRKAYSEAVKRAILDHHTAVAGGHLLKLPFSTIFEYLQMLQMIAISMRCIGLRGMFYLAAAVSDYYVPWKNMVEHKIQSGPPLLDVKLFQVPKMLSVIRKDWAPQAFCVSFKLETDSSILVNKANAALEKYKMHAVVANELATRKEQVVVVTSAEKITGMRDNSESANDVENPLIKLLSKRHITYIEDSGR; this is encoded by the exons ATGGATGCCTCAAACAAGTCAGATGATGTGGGGAAAACCCTTGAGACACAAGCCAAAGCTTTTTTTGACTCTGCTCCTTCTTTGCACAACAGTCATGAAATAACtcaaaaattgattcaattCATTCAACACAATTCTTCATCATTAG CTAGAAGAATTGTTTGTGTGACTTCTGGTGGTACCACTGCTCCATTGGAGCAACTATGTGTCCGGTATGTTGATAATTTCAGTTCCGGTCATCGAGGGGCCATTTCTACCGA GTACTTTCTGAAGGCTGGATATGCTGTTATCTTTTTGCACCGTAG GGGGAGTTACCAGCCATTTTGCAGATCCATTCCTGATGATCCCTTACTTGAATGCTTCGAGCTGACCAACGATTTAAATATTCAAG ttcGCAAGGCTTATTCTGAAGCAGTGAAAAGAGCTATTTTGGATCATCATACT GCAGTGGCAGGCGGTCATTTGTTAAAACTTCCTTTCAGCACCATATTTGAGTATCTTCAG ATGTTGCAGATGATTGCAATCTCAATGAGGTGTATTGGCCTACGTGGGATGTTTTATCTTGCTGCTGCAGTATCTGACTATTATGTTCCTTGGAAGAATATG GTGGAGCACAAAATTCAGTCAGGACCACCCCTCTTGGATGTGAAACTTTTTCAAGTGCCAAAAATGTTGTCAGTAATTCGGAAAGACTGGGCTCCTCAAGCTTTCTGTGTATCTTTCAAG TTAGAGACAGATTCAAGCATTCTTGTAAACAAGGCTAATGCGGCTCTTGAAAAGTATAAGATGCATGCAGTTGTTGCAAATGAACTCGCAACTCGTAAGGAGCAAGTGGTGGTCGTCACTAGTGCTGAGAAGATTACCGGTATGCGAGACAATAGTGAGTCTGCTAATGATGTAGAGAATCCCTTGATTAAACTTCTTTCTAAGAGACATATCACTTACATTGAGGATTCCGGTAGGTGA
- the LOC112419874 gene encoding pre-mRNA-splicing factor cwf23, translating to MSNLRTLCRTQTVFSFINCRHQFRFRASFWNPNCKPYLQSPWLYSTWLGSSGNSSRPMPQFRLNQKRTVAKATNWDQQKTPYETLELEGDADDEQIKIAYRRLAKFYHPDVYDGRGILEEGETAEARFIKIQAAYELLIDSERRKKYDMANQANPMKASQAWMEWLMKKRKAFNQRGDMAIYAWAEQQQRELNVRARQLSRSKVDPDEYRKILAREKKASAEHFSSTLKRHTLILQKRDIMRKKADEEMKKTIGHLLAAEGLELDDSDEEL from the exons atgagcAATCTAAGAACCCTATGCAGAACTCAAACAGTGTTCTCCTTTATTAATTGCAGACACCAATTTCGATTTAGGGCCTCATTTTGGAACCCTAATTGCAAACCCTATTTACAATCTCCGTGGTTATATTCTACATGGCTTGGTTCTTCGGGTAATTCGAGCAGACCCATGCCTCAGTTTCGCCTCAATCAGAAGAGAACTGTGGCGAAAGCAACAAATTGGGATCAACAAAAAACCCCATATGAAACTCTTG AATTGGAAGGAGATGCTGATGATGAGCAGATAAAGATTGCTTATAGACGTTTGGCGAAATTTTATCATCCAGATG TCTATGATGGAAGGGGAATCCTTGAGGAAGGTGAAACAGCAGAAGCTAGGTTCATCAAGATTCAAGCTGCTTATGAGTTGCTTATAGATTCAGAGAGGCGGAAAAAATATGACATGGCTAACCAGGCCAACCCTATGAag GCATCTCAAGCATGGATGGAGTGGCTTATGAAAAAACGAAAAGCTTTTAATCAGCGGGGTGATATGGCAATTTATGCTTGGGCTGAGCAGCAGCAGCGTGAGTTGAATGTTCGTGCTCGTCAACTTTCTCGTTCAAAG GTTGATCCAGATGAATATAGGAAGATTCTGGCAAGAGAAAAGAAGGCTTCAGCTGAACATTTCAGCAGTACCCTTAAAAGGCACACACTTATACTGCAGAAGAGAGATATAATGCGAAAAAAGGCCGACGAAGAAATGAAGAAGACTATAGGCCATCTCTTAGCCGCAGAAGGTCTTGAGCTTGATGATAGTGACGAGGAATTATAG
- the LOC25489393 gene encoding transcription factor TGA3 isoform X1 has product MDIYEPFQQVSMWGDSFKVEGGLNSIASPMLLVNSNTTSMENKSEYIPHEPREHSEAEQEITNNKVLRRLAQNREAAKKSRERKKAYVKQLESSRLKLMQLELEIGRARKQLQGISTGSALDTSFMGSSETINPGIVAFEIEYGNWVDENHRRNEELRNAFQTNASEVQLRLVVQSVLNHYSDLFRMKTDAAKADPLYLISGVWKPSVERLFLWIGGSRPSQLLNLIVPQLEPLSDEQMFSIKKLHLSSQQAEDALSQGLNKLQESLVQDMAFVPLNAANHGIQMAIAIDKFEGLEGFVIQADHLRQQTLIHMSRILSTHQAARGLIALGEYFHRLRTICSLWTSRPFDSMRSPRITP; this is encoded by the exons ATGGATATATACGAGCCATTCCAGCAAGTTAGCATGTGGGGTGACAGCTTTAAAGTTGAAGGTGGTCTTAATTCAATTGCTTCTCCAATGTTACTTGTGAACAGTAACACTACTAGCATGGAGAACAAG TCTGAATATATTCCACATGAACCAAGGGAGCATTCAGAAGCTGAACAAGAGATTACAAATAATAAG GTACTTAGACGCCTCGCTCAGAATCGAGAGGCTGCTAAGAAAAGCCGGGAACGCAAAAAG GCTTATGTTAAACAATTAGAATCAAGCAGATTAAAGCTCATGCAATTGGAGCTGGAGATTGGGAGAGCAAGAAAGCAG TTGCAGGGTATTTCCACAGGAAGTGCATTAGACACCAGTTTTATGGGATCATCTGAAACAATAAACCCAG GGATTGTCGCGTTTGAAATTGAATACGGAAATTGGGTTGACGAGAACCATAGGCGGAATGAAGAGCTCAGAAATGCATTTCAAACTAATGCGTCCGAAGTGCAGCTCCGTCTAGTTGTTCAGAGTGTCTTGAATCATTACTCGGATCTTTTCAGAATGAAAACGGATGCTGCAAAGGCTGATCCCCTCTATTTAATCTCCGGTGTGTGGAAACCATCCGTAGAGCGACTTTTCCTATGGATCGGAGGATCTCGGCCATCACAGCTTCTAAAT CTCATTGTGCCACAACTTGAGCCTTTGTCTGATGAACAGATGTTTAGCATCAAAAAACTTCACCTGTCGTCTCAGCAAGCCGAAGATGCTCTTTCACAAGGACTAAATAAACTCCAGGAGAGTCTGGTCCAAGACATGGCATTTGTTCCATTAAATGCAGCAAATCATGGAATTCAGATGGCTATTGCTATAGACAAATTTGAGGGACTAGAAGGTTTTGTAATCCAG GCAGATCATCTCAGGCAGCAAACTCTGATACACATGTCCCGCATCCTGTCTACGCACCAAGCTGCTAGGGGCTTGATTGCTCTAGGGGAATACTTTCATCGCCTTCGTACTATTTGTTCTCTCTGGACTTCTCGTCCATTCGATTCCATGAGGTCACCTAGGATTACTCCTTAG
- the LOC25489393 gene encoding transcription factor TGA3 isoform X2, producing MDIYEPFQQVSMWGDSFKVEGGLNSIASPMLLVNSNTTSMENKSEYIPHEPREHSEAEQEITNNKVLRRLAQNREAAKKSRERKKAYVKQLESSRLKLMQLELEIGRARKQGISTGSALDTSFMGSSETINPGIVAFEIEYGNWVDENHRRNEELRNAFQTNASEVQLRLVVQSVLNHYSDLFRMKTDAAKADPLYLISGVWKPSVERLFLWIGGSRPSQLLNLIVPQLEPLSDEQMFSIKKLHLSSQQAEDALSQGLNKLQESLVQDMAFVPLNAANHGIQMAIAIDKFEGLEGFVIQADHLRQQTLIHMSRILSTHQAARGLIALGEYFHRLRTICSLWTSRPFDSMRSPRITP from the exons ATGGATATATACGAGCCATTCCAGCAAGTTAGCATGTGGGGTGACAGCTTTAAAGTTGAAGGTGGTCTTAATTCAATTGCTTCTCCAATGTTACTTGTGAACAGTAACACTACTAGCATGGAGAACAAG TCTGAATATATTCCACATGAACCAAGGGAGCATTCAGAAGCTGAACAAGAGATTACAAATAATAAG GTACTTAGACGCCTCGCTCAGAATCGAGAGGCTGCTAAGAAAAGCCGGGAACGCAAAAAG GCTTATGTTAAACAATTAGAATCAAGCAGATTAAAGCTCATGCAATTGGAGCTGGAGATTGGGAGAGCAAGAAAGCAG GGTATTTCCACAGGAAGTGCATTAGACACCAGTTTTATGGGATCATCTGAAACAATAAACCCAG GGATTGTCGCGTTTGAAATTGAATACGGAAATTGGGTTGACGAGAACCATAGGCGGAATGAAGAGCTCAGAAATGCATTTCAAACTAATGCGTCCGAAGTGCAGCTCCGTCTAGTTGTTCAGAGTGTCTTGAATCATTACTCGGATCTTTTCAGAATGAAAACGGATGCTGCAAAGGCTGATCCCCTCTATTTAATCTCCGGTGTGTGGAAACCATCCGTAGAGCGACTTTTCCTATGGATCGGAGGATCTCGGCCATCACAGCTTCTAAAT CTCATTGTGCCACAACTTGAGCCTTTGTCTGATGAACAGATGTTTAGCATCAAAAAACTTCACCTGTCGTCTCAGCAAGCCGAAGATGCTCTTTCACAAGGACTAAATAAACTCCAGGAGAGTCTGGTCCAAGACATGGCATTTGTTCCATTAAATGCAGCAAATCATGGAATTCAGATGGCTATTGCTATAGACAAATTTGAGGGACTAGAAGGTTTTGTAATCCAG GCAGATCATCTCAGGCAGCAAACTCTGATACACATGTCCCGCATCCTGTCTACGCACCAAGCTGCTAGGGGCTTGATTGCTCTAGGGGAATACTTTCATCGCCTTCGTACTATTTGTTCTCTCTGGACTTCTCGTCCATTCGATTCCATGAGGTCACCTAGGATTACTCCTTAG
- the LOC25489394 gene encoding uncharacterized protein, with translation MEDQHLLETKEASSQAVEKLQVDASAIQIEDRDKETKSQNVVHDGPKFDSKLDDTSDVITDDNDEEKKINVTGDSGLAPINSETEIDNVGKEYSGGDKVEANRNFEAKSEDTNLDEMHKYGQDDLAKAENDGRDIESTDMDQKADEIPSEDNNLDPVFDGTEVPGMEVNRSTSTRKLDGDQDSPGVVEKAVALKNLVKEKSAVAVSTMLRRLSGKSDEADVGDFDDEGKNVSDVSEVNEAKLVSEKPVEKSAWNPLNYIKKSFDVDVENKTDQRDSVTNGPSSPIAMKGRIILYTKLGCQESRIFRLFLRTKRLRFVEINIDVYPSRKMELDKISGSTSVPKLFFNEICIGGLSELKNLDESGKLDEKIDFLITEAPLFETPSPPFSGEDDISVSGAVDELALVVHKMKESITVKDRLYKMRRFTNCFLGSDALDFLSEDQYLERQEAVEFARKLADKFFFRHVLDENLFEDGNHVYRFLDDDPIVMSQCYNIPKGIITINPKPIAEIASRLRFLASAMFEAYAIEDGCRVDYTSLHGSEEFARYLRIVEELQRVEILDLSREEKLAFFINLYNMMTIHAILILGHPDGALERRKLFGEFKYVIGGSTYSLSAIQNGILRGNLRPPYNLKKPFGAKDKRLKVALPYPEPMIHFALVCGTRSGPALRCYSPGKIDEELLDATRNFLRSGGLVIDLTAKTAYVSKILKWYSIDFGKSEVEVIKHVSNYLDPTDSAILLDLLASSELKVTYQPYDWGLNY, from the exons ATGGAAGATCAGCATTTGTTGGAGACAAAGGAAGCAAGTTCCCAAGCGGTTGAGAAGCTGCAAGTAGATGCTTCTGCCATTCAGATTGAAGATCGGGATAAAGAGACAAAATCTCAGAATGTTGTTCATGATGGCCCTAAGTTTGACAGTAAACTGGATGATACATCGGACGTGATAACGGATGACAatgatgaagagaaaaaaatcaatgtCACTGGAGATTCTGGTTTAGCTCCGATCAATTCTGAAACTGAAATTGATAATGTTGGAAAAGAGTATTCTGGTGGAGATAAGGTGGAGGCCAACAGAAATTTTGAGGCTAAAAGTGAAGATACAAATCTAGATGAAATGCACAAATATGGACAGGATGATTTGGCTAAAGCAGAGAATGACGGTAGAGACATAGAATCCACAGATATGGATCAGAAGGCAGATGAAATTCCAAGTGAGGACAACAATTTGGACCCTGTATTTGATGGAACCGAGGTTCCGGGGATGGAAGTTAACCGGAGCACATCCACCCGTAAATTGGATGGAGATCAGGACAGTCCAGGTGTGGTTGAGAAGGCAGTCGCTCTTAAAAATCTTGTAAAGGAGAAAAGTGCAGTGGCAGTCTCCACTATGCTGCGCCGCCTTTCTGGAAAAAGTGATGAAGCTGATGtgggtgattttgatgatgaaggCAAGAATGTTTCAGATGTCTCAGAAGTTAATGAAGCCAAATTGGTTTCTGAGAAGCCAGTGGAGAAATCTGCTTGGAATCCCTTAAATTATATTAAGAAGTCATTTGATGTTGATGTGGAAAACAAAACTGATCAGAGGGATTCAGTAACAAATGGTCCATCATCACCAATAGCCATGAAAGGAAGGATTATATTGTACACCAAACTAGGGTGTCAAGAATCTAGAATATTTAGGCTATTTTTACGTACAAAAAGACTTAGGTTTGTGGAAATCAACATAGATGTATACCCTAGTAGAAAGATGGAGTTGGATAAGATATCTGGATCTACTTCTGTTCCCAAGTTGTTTTTCAATGAAATATGTATTGGAGGCTTGAGTGAGCTTAAAAACTTGGATGAATCTGGAAAGCTTGATGAGAAGATTGACTTTCTTATTACCGAAGCACCGTTATTTGAGACCCCATCACCGCCTTTTTCTGGAGAGGATGATATTTCCGTTAGTGGGGCAGTTGATGAATTGGCTCTTGTTGTACACAAAATGAAAGAATCTATTACTGTGAAAGACAGATTGTACAAAATGCGCAGGTTTACCAACTGTTTTTTGGGATCTGATGCTTTAGACTTCTTATCAGAAGATCAATATTTGGAAAGGCAAGAG GCTGTTGAATTTGCTCGAAAGCTTGCTGACAAATTTTTCTTTCGACATGTTCTTGA tGAAAATTTATTTGAAGATGGCAATCATGTATATCGCTTTTTGGATGATGATCCAATTGTGATGTCACAATGTTACAATATTCCAAAGGGTATTATTACCATTAATCCAAAGCCTATCGCAGAAATTGCATCAAGGCTGAGATTTCTGGCCTCTGCAATGTTCGAAGCCTATGCTATTGAAGATGGATGTCGCGTTGACTATACAAGTTTGCATGGAAGTGAGGAGTTCGCCAG GTATCTGAGAATAGTTGAAGAGCTCCAAAGAGTTGAAATATTGGATTTGTCTAGAGAAGAAAAGCTTGCTTTCTTTATTAATCTTTATAACATGATGACCATCCATGCAATCTTAATATTGGGTCATCCAGATGGAGCATTGGAAAGAAGGAAATTATTTGGAGAGTTCAAATATGTTATAGGTGGTTCCACCTACTCCCTTTCAGCTATTCAAAATGGAATATTGAGGGGAAACCTACGACCTCCATATAACCTTAAGAAGCCATTTGGTGCAAAAGATAAACGCTTAAAG GTTGCACTCCCTTACCCCGAGCCTATGATTCATTTTGCTTTGGTATGTGGCACCCGATCTGGGCCTGCCCTTCGATGCTATTCTCCTGGAAAAATTGACGAAGAATTATTGGATGCAACTCGTAATTTCCTAAGAAGTGGAGGTCTTGTGATTGATTTGACGGCAAAGACTGCATATGTCAGCAAGATTCTTAAATG GTATAGTATAGATTTTGGCAAGAGCGAGGTTGAGGTGATCAAGCATGTGTCAAACTATTTAGATCCAACTGACTCAGCAATATTATTGGACCTGCTTGCCTCTTCTGAATTGAAGGTTACATATCAGCCTTATGACTGGGGTTTGAACTACTAG